tcattttaaattgaaattgcTATATATtcataactaatttttttttcaatttgattacAGTGATTGTGGTTTATACACATCTCTATTTGCCGAATACATGAGCAGTGGTGTTTTTGATATGTCACATATTGATATTGATTCAACATATCATCGTCAAAGATATGCTACATTACTTTGGCATTATGGAAAATCAAAGAATGATGAAGGCGCTATCAGTGAAAGTGAAGTTACAGGAACAGTTGCTAGCAAGAAGGGTGGACCTCGAACTCATAAAGAACAAGTTATGGACACCACCAATTATCCTACTCCAAAATTTCGTATCAGGAAGTAGAAATCTTCATGGCACATAgtaccttctttttttttttaacttatgaacaatttatgtattttcccagtttttttattatgaatactctgatggttttatataaattattacagattattactaaatgtgtctcaatttaacatatatgaacactgtatgaatcatgtatgaaaatcatatgaattatgaatgtcatatgaaaatttgatatatagtacATAGTAATGTTGAAATTTGTTTTGCTTGAATACTATATACTTtcaaaatacaaacagaaacatatattaattatattactggtatgaatactgtatgaaaaatgtatgaattatatcatacaattatacattaataaatGTGTATCACCATCTTgcatacattattcataccagtaatatacatacaatttgtttctgtttgtatttttattatgactactgatggttttatataaattattactgaTTATTACTAAATGTGTATCAATTTAACATATATGAAACTGTATGAATCATGTAGGAAAATcaaatgaattatgaatgtcatattaaaatttgatatatagtacatagtaatgttaaattattccataaatttgttttgcatgaatactatacactttcaaatacaaacagaaacagatattaattatattacaggtatgaatactgtatgaaaaaatatatgaattatgacaaattataaaatatatttttcaaaatacaaacagaacaaatttatgtatattactggtatgaataatgtatgaaaactGTATGAATATTGTATGACATTTGTATGAATAgtaatattattcaataaaaatacattttataacaatgtaatGCCTCAAAAACACAGATTTAACATTACGACATCATTGTTTTTGTACAGGATAATTTGAACAAGTCTTCCTATTGTGTCCAACCTGATGGCATCTACTGCATGTGCTTTTTGTCTTCCTATTGTGTCCAACCTGATGGCATCACATCGACGTATTTCCCTGTTTCACAACATTAAAATTACATTCAGTGCATcccataataaaattaaaaatatattcgtACATAATtaacacacatttcatacacaatttatatacaagTCACTGTTTACCACACAATTCATACACTTCGCACAAAAATAATACACACttcatacaaaattaatacacaaaTCATACACTTTTTACCACacatttcatacagtttgtacaaaaaataatacacactttatacatattttaatacaCAAATTACCACACTGTTTATacactattttaattaatacacaattaatacattgtttactacaaaaatcaatacacaaatcacacaaaattatatacaagtcacttatatatacaataacagaattttaaattaatacaaaattaaaacaatttttatacatacTGCATACTACACAACTAAATACTACATACaatctaaaatataatttcatactcaatttatccaatttaatataaaaaataatatacagttaattcattttttatacagaatttatatatatatattacaaatcaaTAATAGCTACGTACAACTATAAACATTGATTTTCGTATATATTGTTCATACACTATTTATATACATTAGAATACAAAatgtatacattattaatacaaaatGTCAGATATTTGTTCTAatgtttcaaaaacaaaaaaattgctaaatttatcaaaaactttaaaattttaaattttaaccagTAATCACATTTACCATCATTCTTCGTTTTAATTACACATGAAAATGCATTTAATATTACGAAATTTTTATTAGTAGAAACACTGAATtaatgtttcaaaaaaaaattatatcaatttaacatatgcaatataacaagggaaaaaaaataaaacattacgaaaatattaaaaaaactaaccTGATGAATTCCATTtgccaccatgtttaattaaaattgacacaattttctccatcaaatcaaatataaaccttttcaaccttcaattttaattgttttttcaaaaaaaaaacgatACAATATGACAGAATTCGAATATAAGAATATAGTCcaatttctggaaaaaaaatgaaacacgTTTATGAAAAGATAGATAAcagaatagaatttttttagcataaaaaatcaataaaaattaccATTAAAAACTGATTGAGATAATTAAGGAGCatatctataattaatatattttaaattcccTTAAAAAGTGCACATTTGGTTATCAGTTAAAAACAGTAACTACATTCACAGATTATCCAATTTTAATTACTCatctttaaattctttttttctttctaatttaactgaataaatatttacaatatttttaattaaaagaaatgttataagttgatatattatatgttatataatgaaaatcaaaatcttGTGTCATAACTTGAGAATATGACTACATAATatgctatatacctaatttacactAAAAAGATCCCAAATTGCCTTTAACTTTCTTTGTTTTGGGCCACAACATTACAGGcccaaattttattatattttttctgctcAAATTTTATAGCATCAAATAAAAAAcagatttttatatttgtgactgatattttcatttaatatctTTTCTTATCCCTCTATTCAGTAGCCTttagctaaaaaaaaaacaaaaaaatgagttGTTCTTTGAATCATTTACCTgcaattactttgaaaaatggtTCAGTAAATAGAATTTCTAAAAGGGTTTCTTGTTCTATGTTGAACACAAGAGCTATGGCTAAAGAACTGTACTTTAATCATGATGGTTCTACAACAAAGAAGCTTTTGGTCATTAtgggtttttttttctttattttcttgaatttttgctaattttttttttttaatttaaagatttTGATTTGGATTGAAATTTTGTCCAGGCAGGTGTCGATTTGGTGGCAGAGCTGGTTGGTGTAACTTTGGGTCCAAAAGGAAGAAATGTAGTTCTTGGAAATAAGTATGGTCCTCCAAAGATTGTTAATGATGGTGAAACTGTTCTAAAAGAGGTAAGGTACATTACAACTTACAAGCATTGTTTATGAGTATGCACGTGTAGATACCTCAACTCGTACCCATTGTGTCAGTTGAACACTTCAACTTACAAAATAATTGTCTAGACACATCCAAAATTTATGTTACACGTCAGCATTGGGTATTCACGAGATATAGTGGGGGGTTGAGGGTGAGTTGGATCGTTTAGTTGTCAGTTGAGACCAAGTTCAGGTGTCTATAAACAAAATTAGAGTGCTTACTTGTCAGCTGAGACTAAGTATGCGTGTTGATTTATATTGGAATTCATGTGACTTAGGAATATGTAAATGAATAGGTATTTCAATGTCATCAAGTTACAGAATAGCAAAACACATTTGTTGATTTCGTTGGACTAGTGGTGCTTCATGTTCTTACAAGTTGTTTTCACTACAGATTCAGCTGGACGATCCTCTGGAATATGTGGGAGTAAAGTTGGTTAGAGAAGCTGGTGCCAAGACTAATAATCTTGCTGGTGATGGTTGCACAACATCTATAGTGCTTGCTCGAGGTCTGATTGCTGAAGGTGTCAAGGTTTGAATAGAACGAATAACATAATCTGCTTTCGTATTTTAGTTATATCTGGTGATTCGTTAGTATCTTTGTCTAGGTTACTGCAATGGGCgcaaatgttgtccaagtgtcTCGTGGAATTGAGAAAACTGCTAAAGCCCTCATTTCTGAGCTCAAGTTGATGTCCAGAGAGGTAATAACGACAACTTGCTTTCCCCTTTTAAATTACTTTTGTACATTAGACGGAGAGACATAAGCGTTTGGTCAAGTTGATGTATGAAGTTTGTGCTATCTTCAACATGCCTTTTGACATTCATCGAACCTGCAGGTTGAGGATCACGAGCTGGAAGATGTTGCGGCTGTTAGTGCTGGCAATGACTATGCCATCGGGAACATGATCTCGGAAGCTCTTAGACAGGTCGGAAGAGAAGGAGTTGTCACAATTGAGAAAGGCAACTCTACTAAAACCAATCTAGAAGTTGTCGAAGGAATGCAGTTTGATCGTGGCTATTTGTCACCTTATTTTGTAACTGATCGACGAAAGAGGATTGCCGAGCTTCACGATTGTAAGGTTAGAGACTTCTTATGTTAAAGCACTAGCGCTCTGTTGTATATCAGGTGTTTATAGTGCATACATTTTCTTATGTTGCAGTTGCTTTTGGtcgataaaaaaatttcaaacccGAAGGAGTTGGTTAAAATTTTGGACAATGCAGTAAAGGAGAAATACCCGGTTTTGATAATCGCAGAGGGCATTGAACAAGACGCTCTGGCTCCAGTGATTAGGAACAAGCTCAGGGGTGTCCTAAAGGTAGCTGCAATAAAAGCTCCATCTTTCGGGGAGCGCAAGAGTCATTACTTAGATGACATCGCTATCTTGACTGGAGGTAGTGACATATGCAAAGCAGAAATCGTTTAGTTTCTTATAGATCTATCACCTCATTTCATTTAGTCTCAATGTCTCTGCAGGAACTGTGATCAGAGATGACATAGGGTTGACTCTCGAAAATGCCCACAAGGACTTGTTGGGCAGTGCTTCAAAGGTGGTGATTACGAAAGACTCTACACTGATAGTTACTGATGGAAATACTCAAACAGCTGTTTCAAAGAGAGTTTCACAGATACAAAATCTTGTTGAGGTGTGTTATTATGGTTACATCTGATAGATTCGCAAGTCTTGTGGACGGACTTAGAAGTAGTGTTAGAGCTAACACACACATAAATATCTCATCAGTTTGATTTTTGCAGAACACAgaagaaaaattccaaaagaaaatCTTGAACGAAAGAATTGCAAGATTATCCGGTGGTATTGCCGTCATTCAGGTAACAAAAGATCTGTCCCCGCGTCTTGTCAATCAATATTACAAAATATGTTTGATACCCACGGTGTATTTGATTGTATAAGTTGTAGGTGGGAGCACAAACACAGGTTGAGTTGAAAGATAAACAACTACGGATTGAGGATGCGCTCAATGCAGCACGGGTAATTTACCTATTCTCCCACCACTTAAACGCCATGGCTGATTATACGTGATccattatgattatattcttctGTTTGTCATTGAAGTATCAGACACAAGCATAGCCACTTGTCATCCGATTACTTTATAGAATAACTTTTAATAGCGTAAAGTCTCATTCCTAGGATCAATTCTGGGGGTGCTATCAAATATTTCTCAAGCTTTTTTTACTTTGCCTGCTCAGGCTGCTAGTGAGGAAGGAGTCGTAGTGGGCGGTGGCTGTTGTCTGCTGAGACTATCATCAAAGGTGGATGCTATCAAAGAAACGCTAGACAATGAGGATCAGAAGGTTAATAATCTAGATTGTTCTTATTCAGTTCTCAGTTTCTTGAACTGGTTGTTTTACATTAAGAGTATTGGGTATTCGTGTTTTTCTCCAACTGGTGTTGCTTTTGCATATCTGTTCTCCGGACTGACAGTTCCCTCGAATTATTCACAGATAGGAGCTGATATTTTCAAAAGAGCACTATCCTATCCGGCAAAACAGATAGCAAAGAATGCTGGTGTAAATGGGAGCATTGTTGTAGAGAAGGTACCTCTGAATGTTTCGTCTTTGTTACAGCCAACTAAAGTTTGTTAAACTCAAAACTGGAATACGTTATCTGGTGGTTGACTTGAATTTTTAACACAATTGCAGATATTGTCAGTTGATGACATGAAATATGGATATAATGCTGCAAGAGACAGATATGAAGATTTGATGGCTGCCAAAATTTTAGATCCTACAAAGGCAAGATACTATATCTCTTAGTATGGTAGGTGAAGGAATCAAACATCTTAACTGATACTACAAAACATAACTCTATTTTCCAACACATATTCCTCGACTCCTCTATTTATCGATGGTTAACAAGTCTGATTACGTTAGTGCACCATAAACTTCCTTGAAATCGTGAAACAGGTTGTTAGATGTTGCGTGGAGCATGCAGCAGCAGTTGCCAAGACGTTCCTGATATCAGATGCTGTTGTCATTGACATCCCCGGACCAGTATCTAGACAAATAAGACCACCAACACCACCACCGCCGCCAATGCCAACTTTAGGGACTCCTCGtcctaccaacaactatagtAAGTACATTGTCTATAACTCTCCCCATGTCTCTGTATTTGGTCTGATATTTAACTCCCAAAATCCAATGTTCCTATAGCGTAAATGATTTGTAGGTTCAAGGCTGTCTGGTCTATCAGGTCTAAAGGCAACTGGTCTTTAATTCAGAGATGAAAGGAGAGATAAAAGCTAATTATCTTGCTGGGAGCTAAAGAAGGTACTAGCTACTACTAGCTCATCGTAACGATGCCAACTTCTAACAATATCTTCCATGATTGATGACGAAAACCTCTACCATGAAGAAGTTTGATCATTTTCACCATTAAGTAACAGATTCGAGTTTCTCATATCTCCAAAGAGAACAATACCGGATCATCAAACAACAGGATTACTTGCTAGCTAGTAGCAGTATGTACATGTTAGATGTTTTGCTTAAAGCTCAGAAAATGCATTTTGAacaaatgtatatatacaaaatgaTCTTCTTATGCCAGCAATGTAATTTAACTTGTTATAGCAAGTTATTGCTGTGTCATTTGCTATcgattaatattattgttataaatagAATCATTTGCAGTTACTTGATTTTGCGTGAATAATTCATACATgcacaaaatatacaaataattaccTTACTCATAAgtcaataaaatacaaaaataaaattaaaaaaatgtcacctattttttgttctttcttctaGAATAAACCATACCTCGGATCCCATCCGGGTCAGCAACAAAACCCAAAGGCCTATAGAACCCGAGAACTCGGGGCTCCGAATAAAGAGCAATATTCGTAATCCCTTTGCGTAACAGTTTGGTGACTAATCTCTCCATCACAGCTTTCCCCAATCCAATCCCTTGGAAATTCGGATCCACCACAACATCCCAAATAATCGCATTGAATACGCCATCGCCGGTGGCTCTGGCGAAGGCTACCGGCCGTTTTGTTTTCTCGTATTGGATCCATAAAAGTGAATCGGTGTTCTCTAATGCGATTTGGATTTTCTCCGTGTCGCGTCGGGGAAATCCGACGGCTACAAAGACGGAGTTGAGGTGGTCGAGGTTGAGATCGGTGATTGTACTGTGGAGATTGAATCCTTTTGAACGGAGAGATTCATCGGAGATTGAGAGGTTTGTGGTGGTGAACGGAATGGGAATGGGTTGGATTTGAGAGAAAACGGTGAGGTTACGGTGGTGGACGGTGGGTTTGAGGGTGAAGGGGGTGGAGATGGGGTTAAAGTGAAGCAGCATTGTTCATGGTGAAAGGTAGGAGGAGAAAGAGGGGTATAGAGAGATGAAAATGATGAGTTTACATAGATAGGATTTTTGTGTGGTTCTCAAGTGTTGCATACTCTTTCATTACATACTTTTTCATTCTTAAAATGAAAATGTAGATTTTGAgtctttgaaaataaaataatcttttgttTTAAGAGCATCTTTAATAACTAATTCTAACtcgattatttattttaatctctaattaatattttttttctttaatagtatattattattttttattttcttattttataatataaattatttcttcttttcgCAAATAATTACCTTATAATTTTgtgtaatataaattttattttttttaatttttcagtaaatataaaattatattttattctaaatttctaaataaaataaattacaacaaaaatattatgtataataCATAGACTAACAAACAATTCAAACAAAAGTGaaatcattgataaatacaattacataataaataatgcattattgtaaaatttaattttatattttacataaatatttgacCTTCAAGACTATTATGTTGCTCCCATAATGCTTTATTAATGCATTACGGAGTTCAAAATCAGTAACTTTTTGTCCTTTTTTATGTATGgctaaaaattgtttaaattatcaatttcatcttatattcaattatttcgTGTACTAATTTACTTTCCTTATTCCATTTTGAACTATTGCAAAAAGTATTTTCATGCTCATTAAAAAGtgtagtttaataatttatcactATAACATAAAAGTAGATTGTTTGAATTATTATGCAAATTTTGTGTATTCTTCACAGTGAAaagtaatcataattttaaattaaatattttcgaatgacaattttttaaaaaaaattgttaattcgTGAAGAAAATAGTATACTTATCAATAGTATGTTTTTTAGATGTTATATTACTTAGATAATAATTCAACTATTAAAAACTTAATCAATACtctcatataatataaataatatattaaaataatttgaaattacatattttaagtgactattttttagaaaaaaaaataaaaaattattaatttggaTAAAATAGTAACTAgtcaataatatgttttttaatgttatattattttaggcAATTAACTACAAATAATTATACTTAATTAATGatacaacataaataatattaaaataactaaaaagtgaaatagagaGGTGTGGAGAACTATCATTCActtctctataaatagaggatagAGAGTAAAACGAAGAGGGGTTGGAGAGTTCATTCTCTAATTTAGAGTCAATTCTCTAAATGGTCATCCAAGTTAAGAGAATTGCcttgaaatatcatttatgtttcatttaggaTCAAAATATCATTCAACTATCACTATTTTCCTCCAAATATACTTGACACTTCAAAATCATCATTCTCTCCTAgttggcatgacatgtcattaaagtcttttttttaataatagactaatttaattcattaaactcatttaactaaaatgatggtcatattatattttataatttttgtattagtttattaagaataaattttcatacttgaaatcttttatcataatcaaactttttatttttttatgttatgcagAATACGTTTTTAAAACGTGCCATAATCTCatcaattttgaatatttagaaaaaaaaatattgatatacaaatcaTTTATGAACGCTAATTTACATCAATTGATCATAAgttatataataaatcaataatgtTAAAGGTCGATTAACTATCACAATAATACTAATTGTGTATTTTGCAATTCATGCTtcccatattattatttttttgaagaaaaaagaaattgaataatattatattttttatctattaGAAATACTAAATACCTCAAAAGTCCCCTTAAATTCTAGTTGATATGCTCTGTCATTAaaacatcatttaaaaaaataatagacctatttaattcatcaaacttatgtctctacaaaataaatatataaattacatgagaatttatgaagattataagattaataatttaaaaagtctagtaactttatatattatcaccaaacaaaattcaatgaaaatatCTCTGTTTGCACTTATTACCTCATAATTCTAAAGTTCCTAACTAAATTACTGGAAAATGTTAAGCAATTTGCtttataaaagtatttaaataaatttttaaggttgacaaaaaaaaattgataagaaagagaaaattgttatttaactttttaattttatttttatttttgtttttttatcctatattatattatattatattataactttTCTTACAACTAAAcatcaacaaataaacaaataattaattgaattttctaacttaattcaataataatacatatttatgagattaatatactgataaataaagattaaaattttattttttataaaatattattcacttgctattttctttttaaaaaaagatattgtaagtatatatagattttaaagcaccaaaataattattttttgaaataattaatgacctttaatattattgatttattatataacttatgattaattgatgtaaaCTAGCGTTCATGAAtgatttgtatatcaatatttttttgaatgtatATGTCTATAAGTATCCAAAATTGATGAGATTGTAGTACATTTTTAATATGtattcttcataacataaaaaaaaaagtttaatcatgataaaaaaaatttaagtatgaaaatttattcttaataaattaattaaaaaaattaaaaataatatgatcactattttagttaaatgaatgtaatgaattaaattagtctattattaaaaaagacTTTAATGACATGTTATGTCAACTAGGAGAGAGTGATGCTTTTAAAatgtcaagtatattttgaggaaaatggtGATAGTTGGGTGATATTTTggtcataaataaaacataaatgacaTTTCAAGGCAATTCCCTTAGCCTGGTGACCATTTAGGGAATTGactctctattttactctataaatatagagaatagagagtaaaatagaggtgAGTTAGAGATGGTCTTAAAATGAAGATGTTGAATTTGAGTGTCCAGaatgaaatcattttttatagaaaatacaTACTATTTTCAAGATGATCGTAGTTTGgatactttttttatttgatattcagAACTTATATGAAGtctgattaatttaatttcgtgCATTGTGAAACTAATTTTTTGGAACTATACTTTtacattcaaatttttttttatatatattttaagatttaaatttaaaatttctaattaagaGCGGAGAAATTTGTGTGTGTATTGGTGTTTGAGTATTTTATCATCAACCTACCCAACCACTAACGTGAAGGTTTGTTGCCCAGACAAGGACTTTTTCCAAATTATATCTGAATAAAAACTAGATACAGGAACCCATTGTATTTAAcaacatttatattttgtaaaaagtaaaatatgaaagaatattCTAGATGAAATGACATATGCTTAACTTGATATTCGAGTTAATTACTGTATAAATTTGGGATTCCAAATGAGGAAAAATTGATTGGATTATTGGAATATTACTGTATTTTAtcctaaattatattttttttatttttaaccttaacctatttaagaaataattaacaCATACACATTAGAGttcgattaaatttgaattcgaGTCAAAAAATCTTATATTGGGGGTAAAGCGCTTTTTTTGTTCCCAACAAATGGAACTCCAGGAATTTGAACTCCTCAACTTAAACCCGAAAcctcttaattaaaaattaaaaaatatacaccACTTAACTGCAACTCTTGTAGCTTACTATCtaataaattaatatcataaatttacataaattagttcgatacaataatttatttgtaatcGCTATAACTAATCGAGATAACATAACAACTAAgtattttaactatatataaataatattttatttttactaaaagaaatgttaaaagaaaaaaatcatgaagCCTTGATCTATTTGATATTATGAGtaaatttctttcatattagtATAAGAATTAAAGAATCATTCCAATCATGACATTATTTTACTacagaaaaatacaaaattttaggatattattatttcatgaCAAAAAATGTGAGAGAtgaaattatcatattaaatattCATGATCTAATATAAATGGTGATAaagtatttaataaatttaaattttaatataaatcttGACAGTCGGAATCTATTTTGTCGAAATATTCTGTCACATTTTTGGGTAGGTGAGTTCACACACTTTAGTCctcttatttatttgaatatcttATAAACAACCCTCACATCCTAaagttttcatttattttttttcttcaaaagtattCTTTGCGACTTCTACGAGGTAATTGTAGCTTTTCTTGGTTTTGTTTTCTGTTTAATGTGTTAAAGTTCTGATTTTTATGTAGTGATTTAATAGTTGATTGAAGGAGTTTGCTTTAATTCTTGATTTATGATATGGGTTTTTCTCGTTGCTTCGTTTGGGGTGGTGTCATATGTTAGGTGAATTCACATAAAAAAGTTGTCTTTAAGCAATCTGTTTGTATTTGTAGATCTTAACAACCCCAGATCATTAGTATCTTAATTAGTTTGTTTCATCTgttaagttttgattttttattttgtgatgtAGTATTTGATTGAAGAAATGTGTTTTTCTCATTGCTTCATTTGAGGTGTGTCTTGGGGTAGGTGAATCAACAGATTAAACTTGTATCGTTGCACATTCTCTATGTATTTGAAGATCTTAACAACCCTAGATTATTAGTAGCTTTCTTGGCGTTGTTTAATCTGTTAAAGTTCTGATTTTTATGTTGTGGTTTAGTATGTGATCGAAGAAGTTGGCTTTAATTCTTGATTTCTGATATGGGTTTTTTCTCATTGCTTCATGTGGGATGTCTTGGGATAGGTGAATCAACACATTAAGCTTGTGTCTTTATGCATTCTATGTATTTGAAGATCTTAACAGCCCCAGATCATTAGTAGCTTTATTAGTTTTGTTTAGTTTGTtgaagttttgatttttatttttgtgatgtAGTATTTGATTGAAGAAGTTAGCTTTAATTCTTGATATCTGATATGTGTTTTTCTCATTGCTTCACTTGGGGTGTCTTTGGATAGTTGAATCAACACATTTAACTTGTGCCTTTGCACATTTTCTATGTATTTGAAGATCTTAACAACCCCAGATCATTAGTAACTTTATTAgttt
This DNA window, taken from Solanum lycopersicum chromosome 5, SLM_r2.1, encodes the following:
- the LOC101250405 gene encoding ruBisCO large subunit-binding protein subunit beta, chloroplastic isoform X2, yielding MSCSLNHLPAITLKNGSVNRISKRVSCSMLNTRAMAKELYFNHDGSTTKKLLVIMGVDLVAELVGVTLGPKGRNVVLGNKYGPPKIVNDGETVLKEIQLDDPLEYVGVKLVREAGAKTNNLAGDGCTTSIVLARGLIAEGVKVTAMGANVVQVSRGIEKTAKALISELKLMSREVEDHELEDVAAVSAGNDYAIGNMISEALRQVGREGVVTIEKGNSTKTNLEVVEGMQFDRGYLSPYFVTDRRKRIAELHDCKLLLVDKKISNPKELVKILDNAVKEKYPVLIIAEGIEQDALAPVIRNKLRGVLKVAAIKAPSFGERKSHYLDDIAILTGGTVIRDDIGLTLENAHKDLLGSASKVVITKDSTLIVTDGNTQTAVSKRVSQIQNLVENTEEKFQKKILNERIARLSGGIAVIQVGAQTQVELKDKQLRIEDALNAARAASEEGVVVGGGCCLLRLSSKVDAIKETLDNEDQKIGADIFKRALSYPAKQIAKNAGVNGSIVVEKILSVDDMKYGYNAARDRYEDLMAAKILDPTKVVRCCVEHAAAVAKTFLISDAVVIDIPGPVSRQIRPPTPPPPPMPTLGTPRPTNNYT
- the LOC101250405 gene encoding ruBisCO large subunit-binding protein subunit beta, chloroplastic isoform X4, which encodes MSCSLNHLPAITLKNGSVNRISKRVSCSMLNTRAMAKELYFNHDGSTTKKLLAGVDLVAELVGVTLGPKGRNVVLGNKYGPPKIVNDGETVLKEIQLDDPLEYVGVKLVREAGAKTNNLAGDGCTTSIVLARGLIAEGVKVTAMGANVVQVSRGIEKTAKALISELKLMSREVEDHELEDVAAVSAGNDYAIGNMISEALRQVGREGVVTIEKGNSTKTNLEVVEGMQFDRGYLSPYFVTDRRKRIAELHDCKLLLVDKKISNPKELVKILDNAVKEKYPVLIIAEGIEQDALAPVIRNKLRGVLKVAAIKAPSFGERKSHYLDDIAILTGGTVIRDDIGLTLENAHKDLLGSASKVVITKDSTLIVTDGNTQTAVSKRVSQIQNLVENTEEKFQKKILNERIARLSGGIAVIQVGAQTQVELKDKQLRIEDALNAARAASEEGVVVGGGCCLLRLSSKVDAIKETLDNEDQKIGADIFKRALSYPAKQIAKNAGVNGSIVVEKILSVDDMKYGYNAARDRYEDLMAAKILDPTKVVRCCVEHAAAVAKTFLISDAVVIDIPGPVSRQIRPPTPPPPPMPTLGTPRPTNNYSSRLSGLSGLKATGL
- the LOC101250405 gene encoding chaperonin 60 subunit beta 4, chloroplastic isoform X3 encodes the protein MSCSLNHLPAITLKNGSVNRISKRVSCSMLNTRAMAKELYFNHDGSTTKKLLAGVDLVAELVGVTLGPKGRNVVLGNKYGPPKIVNDGETVLKEIQLDDPLEYVGVKLVREAGAKTNNLAGDGCTTSIVLARGLIAEGVKVTAMGANVVQVSRGIEKTAKALISELKLMSREVEDHELEDVAAVSAGNDYAIGNMISEALRQVGREGVVTIEKGNSTKTNLEVVEGMQFDRGYLSPYFVTDRRKRIAELHDCKLLLVDKKISNPKELVKILDNAVKEKYPVLIIAEGIEQDALAPVIRNKLRGVLKVAAIKAPSFGERKSHYLDDIAILTGGTVIRDDIGLTLENAHKDLLGSASKVVITKDSTLIVTDGNTQTAVSKRVSQIQNLVENTEEKFQKKILNERIARLSGGIAVIQVGAQTQVELKDKQLRIEDALNAARAASEEGVVVGGGCCLLRLSSKVDAIKETLDNEDQKIGADIFKRALSYPAKQIAKNAGVNGSIVVEKILSVDDMKYGYNAARDRYEDLMAAKILDPTKVVRCCVEHAAAVAKTFLISDAVVIDIPGPVSRQIRPPTPPPPPMPTLGTPRPTNNYT
- the LOC101247616 gene encoding GCN5-related N-acetyltransferase 1, chloroplastic; this translates as MLLHFNPISTPFTLKPTVHHRNLTVFSQIQPIPIPFTTTNLSISDESLRSKGFNLHSTITDLNLDHLNSVFVAVGFPRRDTEKIQIALENTDSLLWIQYEKTKRPVAFARATGDGVFNAIIWDVVVDPNFQGIGLGKAVMERLVTKLLRKGITNIALYSEPRVLGFYRPLGFVADPDGIRGMVYSRRKNKK
- the LOC101250405 gene encoding ruBisCO large subunit-binding protein subunit beta, chloroplastic isoform X1, which gives rise to MSCSLNHLPAITLKNGSVNRISKRVSCSMLNTRAMAKELYFNHDGSTTKKLLVIMGVDLVAELVGVTLGPKGRNVVLGNKYGPPKIVNDGETVLKEIQLDDPLEYVGVKLVREAGAKTNNLAGDGCTTSIVLARGLIAEGVKVTAMGANVVQVSRGIEKTAKALISELKLMSREVEDHELEDVAAVSAGNDYAIGNMISEALRQVGREGVVTIEKGNSTKTNLEVVEGMQFDRGYLSPYFVTDRRKRIAELHDCKLLLVDKKISNPKELVKILDNAVKEKYPVLIIAEGIEQDALAPVIRNKLRGVLKVAAIKAPSFGERKSHYLDDIAILTGGTVIRDDIGLTLENAHKDLLGSASKVVITKDSTLIVTDGNTQTAVSKRVSQIQNLVENTEEKFQKKILNERIARLSGGIAVIQVGAQTQVELKDKQLRIEDALNAARAASEEGVVVGGGCCLLRLSSKVDAIKETLDNEDQKIGADIFKRALSYPAKQIAKNAGVNGSIVVEKILSVDDMKYGYNAARDRYEDLMAAKILDPTKVVRCCVEHAAAVAKTFLISDAVVIDIPGPVSRQIRPPTPPPPPMPTLGTPRPTNNYSSRLSGLSGLKATGL